In Francisella hispaniensis FSC454, a genomic segment contains:
- a CDS encoding NAD(P)/FAD-dependent oxidoreductase — protein MEKIAVIGSGISGLAVSYLLKDKYQITLYEKNNYFGGHARTLKVDNTPIDTGFIVFNYHTYYHLSRLFKHLDVPVAESNMSFGVSIKNGKFEYGSSSIKSLFAQWTNIFRLSYYKMIKDILKFNKISRQHLKQNTLDENITLAEYLDSIKVGNFFKDYYLLAMGACIWSTPLEKMYDFPALSFIRFFNNHGLLTTTKPVQWYTVKGGSKIYVEKIISQLKSANITFAPQATKVTRSEKTVITDINNNSDEFDKVIFACHSNEVLELLDDANSYEKELISAIKYQPNSVILHTDANIMPKRKTAWSSWNYLSAETKDKRDVVSLSYWMNNLQPLDTDIDYFVTVNPDQKPDPQKIINEHTFDHPVFDKKAIQAQQEFDKIQGLNNTYYCGAYLRYGFHEDGILSAVNVAAKLGVTTPW, from the coding sequence ATGGAAAAAATAGCTGTAATAGGAAGTGGAATATCTGGACTCGCAGTGAGTTATCTCCTTAAGGATAAATATCAAATTACTCTGTATGAAAAAAATAACTATTTTGGTGGTCATGCGCGTACTTTAAAGGTAGATAATACGCCTATAGATACGGGTTTTATTGTTTTTAATTATCATACTTACTATCATCTATCAAGATTATTTAAACATTTAGATGTACCAGTCGCTGAAAGTAATATGTCTTTTGGGGTATCTATCAAAAATGGCAAATTTGAATACGGCTCTAGTAGTATCAAGAGTCTATTTGCACAGTGGACTAATATATTTAGACTAAGCTATTATAAGATGATAAAAGATATCTTAAAATTTAATAAAATATCAAGACAACACCTTAAACAAAATACTCTTGATGAAAATATTACCCTTGCAGAGTACTTAGACTCAATAAAAGTTGGTAACTTCTTCAAAGATTACTATCTATTAGCTATGGGAGCTTGTATTTGGAGTACACCACTAGAAAAAATGTATGACTTCCCCGCTCTTAGTTTTATTAGATTTTTCAATAACCATGGTTTACTTACAACTACTAAGCCTGTTCAATGGTATACGGTTAAAGGTGGTAGCAAAATATATGTTGAAAAAATTATCAGTCAGTTAAAATCTGCTAATATCACATTTGCACCTCAAGCAACCAAAGTAACACGATCTGAAAAAACTGTTATCACAGATATAAATAACAATAGTGATGAGTTTGATAAAGTAATATTTGCTTGCCACTCTAACGAAGTTCTTGAGCTACTAGATGATGCTAATAGCTATGAGAAAGAGCTAATCTCAGCTATTAAATATCAACCAAATTCAGTAATATTACACACAGATGCTAATATTATGCCAAAACGCAAAACCGCATGGTCAAGCTGGAATTATCTAAGTGCTGAAACTAAAGATAAGCGTGATGTAGTTTCACTTAGCTATTGGATGAATAATCTTCAACCCTTAGATACGGATATAGATTATTTTGTTACAGTTAATCCAGACCAAAAACCTGATCCACAAAAGATAATTAATGAGCATACTTTCGATCATCCTGTATTTGATAAAAAAGCCATACAAGCTCAACAAGAGTTTGATAAAATCCAAGGGCTTAACAATACATACTATTGCGGAGCTTATCTACGCTATGGCTTCCATGAAGATGGTATACTAAGTGCTGTAAATGTTGCGGCTAAACTAGGAGTTACAACCCCGTGGTAA
- the bfpR gene encoding two-component system response regulator BfpR, translated as MSDNPKVLVADDDKEIAQFIKTKFVENGIETTVAYDGKEALFLINTNNYDVIVIDWMMPYLDGISLLKILRKQNVNTPIIILSALDSTENKIQGLKSGSDDYLTKPFSIDELMIRVNILYKRTKQITEAQTHRLSCGDIVLDKLAHEVRRNGDLILLQQREYKVLHLLLKHKNEVVSKTMILKEVWDYDFNPQTNVVEVHISRLRNKLTEGGLIDPIKTIRGFGYVIQE; from the coding sequence ATGAGTGACAACCCAAAAGTCTTAGTGGCCGATGATGACAAGGAAATAGCTCAGTTCATAAAAACTAAGTTTGTAGAAAATGGTATTGAGACAACTGTAGCTTATGATGGCAAGGAAGCTCTGTTTCTAATCAATACTAATAACTATGATGTAATCGTTATAGACTGGATGATGCCATATTTAGATGGTATTTCTTTGCTTAAGATATTGCGCAAACAAAATGTGAACACTCCTATTATCATTCTAAGCGCTCTTGATAGTACCGAAAATAAAATTCAAGGTCTCAAATCAGGGAGTGATGACTATCTTACCAAACCTTTTTCAATAGATGAATTGATGATTAGAGTAAACATACTCTACAAAAGGACTAAACAAATTACTGAGGCTCAAACTCATAGATTAAGTTGTGGTGATATTGTTCTTGATAAGCTTGCTCATGAGGTACGTCGTAATGGCGATTTAATACTTCTACAACAGCGTGAATATAAAGTTTTACATCTTCTTCTAAAACATAAAAATGAGGTTGTCAGTAAAACAATGATACTCAAAGAAGTTTGGGATTATGACTTTAATCCGCAAACGAATGTAGTAGAAGTACATATCTCTCGCCTGCGTAACAAATTAACTGAAGGAGGACTGATAGATCCGATAAAAACTATACGAGGATTTGGATATGTCATCCAAGAATAG
- a CDS encoding DUF6844 domain-containing protein has protein sequence MLTSLIASSLLASSLFAADATVVDSKTTQQQTQAKVDMGAAVANLNNAISSDSKPVATTSQDKRSAEEILNDVMENYIDQNNLRDKYDYVGSAIGTASVNQTNSNYVDSAQLAFEKALIKAQAEYISFISANTKVDKSLNIDSTQGSAANEIDTDADKPKQGTQAAIDAKQKALDEAKLDNQLKEQGLNPNDFATPEEKKKALLSQQMTIKSLTTGFGNLSGLLPIKTFVVEKDGNAAIGVVVIYSDKIKGMFEDIKHGNQPVIVGKGGQSPSDLYKDKSGEDMMGDYGIRVGFGEDNKPYILAYGQGSYNGPSIQGVSAGDYGYKQATIMARANLVTLIAGQMSTQEALTMSENISSTLAKNTKTQQTRRIDATDIEKTLSTYYKTKANLDIIGLKTVKRWRYKLPGTENIVYGVVLKWDPKQVATANKIKNFSYDEYRKQNTQNTESGQSSLNGKVIIRQSDDNKYLNQY, from the coding sequence ATTTTAACTTCATTAATTGCCTCATCGTTGCTGGCAAGCTCATTATTTGCTGCAGATGCTACAGTTGTAGACTCTAAAACTACCCAGCAGCAAACCCAAGCAAAAGTGGATATGGGAGCAGCTGTTGCTAATTTAAATAACGCTATTTCGTCGGATTCAAAACCAGTTGCGACAACTAGTCAAGATAAAAGATCAGCAGAAGAGATATTAAACGATGTTATGGAAAATTACATTGATCAAAATAATCTCAGAGATAAATATGATTATGTTGGTTCTGCGATTGGTACAGCATCTGTTAATCAAACAAATTCAAACTATGTTGATAGTGCGCAACTTGCATTTGAGAAAGCATTAATAAAAGCTCAAGCAGAGTACATATCATTTATTTCAGCAAATACTAAAGTCGATAAGAGTTTAAATATAGATAGTACGCAGGGCTCAGCTGCGAATGAGATTGATACAGATGCTGATAAACCAAAACAAGGAACACAAGCTGCTATTGATGCTAAGCAAAAGGCACTTGATGAAGCAAAATTAGATAACCAGCTTAAAGAGCAAGGTTTAAATCCTAATGATTTTGCGACACCAGAAGAGAAGAAAAAGGCATTATTAAGCCAGCAAATGACAATAAAAAGCTTGACTACAGGTTTTGGTAATTTATCAGGATTATTACCGATTAAGACTTTTGTAGTTGAGAAAGATGGTAATGCTGCTATCGGCGTAGTGGTTATCTATTCAGATAAAATCAAAGGTATGTTTGAAGATATTAAGCATGGTAATCAGCCAGTAATAGTTGGTAAAGGTGGTCAGTCACCATCTGATTTATATAAAGATAAGTCAGGTGAGGATATGATGGGCGACTATGGTATCCGTGTTGGTTTTGGTGAGGATAACAAACCATATATTTTAGCCTATGGTCAAGGTTCATATAATGGTCCGAGTATTCAAGGTGTTTCAGCAGGTGATTATGGTTATAAACAGGCAACAATTATGGCAAGAGCAAATCTTGTTACCCTAATTGCAGGACAGATGTCAACACAAGAAGCATTGACTATGTCTGAGAATATATCAAGTACTTTAGCTAAAAATACAAAGACTCAACAAACTCGTAGAATAGATGCTACAGATATTGAAAAAACATTATCGACATATTATAAGACAAAAGCTAATTTAGATATTATTGGTCTTAAAACTGTCAAAAGATGGCGCTACAAGCTGCCAGGTACTGAAAATATTGTTTATGGTGTGGTACTTAAATGGGATCCTAAGCAAGTGGCTACGGCTAACAAGATTAAAAACTTTAGTTATGATGAGTATCGTAAGCAAAATACTCAAAATACTGAAAGTGGCCAAAGTTCCCTAAATGGTAAGGTAATTATTAGACAAAGTGATGATAATAAGTATCTAAATCAATACTAG
- the ctlX gene encoding citrulline utilization hydrolase CtlX: MNRYIANTVVMVEPKYFCFNQETSVNNAFQNQLDISNEELQNRVIYEFKNMVAKIRANGINVIVLESKPNTPDAVFPNNWFSTHLIGNQPYIFIYPMYTQNRRNEVQIDNLLEQLNKVTTTNYKVIDLRGDYSKALEGTGVFIFDHEFKTAYMSLSPRADAQLAQQVCDKLGYKLVTFTSYDKKGPIYHTNVMLSIGEHLAIVCLESIKSAIERELVIKTLQQSNKQIIDISLEQMYQMCGNVLEVKNKDDKSFLILSQTAYKGFSQDQLALISKYATPIACDITNIEVVGGGSARCMLAEVFL, encoded by the coding sequence ATGAATAGATATATTGCTAACACTGTAGTTATGGTCGAACCAAAATACTTCTGCTTTAATCAAGAGACTTCAGTTAATAATGCTTTTCAAAACCAATTAGATATTTCAAATGAAGAGCTACAAAATAGAGTTATATATGAATTTAAAAATATGGTGGCAAAAATTCGTGCTAATGGTATCAATGTTATTGTTTTAGAATCAAAACCAAATACTCCTGATGCAGTCTTTCCGAATAACTGGTTCTCAACTCATTTAATAGGTAACCAACCATATATTTTTATATATCCGATGTATACACAAAATCGTCGTAACGAAGTCCAAATAGATAATTTATTGGAGCAACTTAACAAAGTTACAACAACTAATTACAAGGTTATAGATTTGCGTGGTGATTATTCAAAAGCTCTTGAAGGAACTGGAGTTTTTATATTTGATCATGAGTTCAAAACTGCGTATATGTCATTATCTCCAAGAGCAGATGCTCAATTAGCACAACAAGTTTGTGATAAGTTAGGATATAAATTAGTTACATTTACAAGTTATGATAAAAAAGGTCCCATTTATCATACGAATGTGATGTTAAGTATAGGTGAGCATTTAGCTATAGTTTGTCTTGAGTCAATAAAGTCAGCTATAGAAAGAGAATTAGTTATAAAAACTCTGCAACAGTCAAATAAACAAATAATAGACATATCTTTAGAACAGATGTACCAAATGTGCGGTAATGTTTTGGAGGTCAAAAATAAAGATGATAAAAGCTTTTTAATACTCTCGCAAACTGCATATAAAGGCTTTTCTCAAGATCAATTAGCATTGATTAGTAAATATGCAACACCTATAGCTTGTGATATTACAAATATCGAGGTAGTTGGTGGGGGGAGTGCTAGATGTATGTTGGCGGAAGTTTTTTTATAG
- the lpoB gene encoding penicillin-binding protein activator LpoB yields the protein MKKRLLFTTISVSLVLVLSSCGKTTVAYEDPNGVDTTSINFSSTDLQAITNKMAEDMLNSPAVKRITAMDTPTLFFSNIRNETREHINTTMLSNTVQTQIIKSGLFQVTDMSQIKNVREQLGYQANSGMVDQTTATKIGQHIGARYMVYGSIQDIDNTNVDGDKRSKFFLATLKMMDLKTGLVVWQDDKQIRKSQTKSTFGW from the coding sequence ATGAAAAAGAGGCTCTTATTCACAACTATATCTGTCAGTTTAGTATTAGTACTTAGCTCATGTGGCAAAACTACTGTAGCATATGAGGATCCAAATGGTGTTGATACAACATCGATAAATTTTAGTTCAACAGATTTACAAGCTATTACAAATAAGATGGCTGAAGATATGCTTAATTCACCAGCAGTCAAAAGGATTACTGCTATGGATACGCCAACATTATTCTTTAGCAATATTCGTAATGAGACTCGCGAGCATATAAATACTACTATGCTCTCAAACACTGTTCAAACACAGATCATAAAATCAGGATTATTCCAAGTTACAGATATGTCTCAGATCAAAAATGTTCGGGAACAGCTTGGCTATCAAGCAAATAGTGGGATGGTTGATCAAACTACTGCAACTAAGATTGGACAGCATATTGGTGCTAGATATATGGTCTATGGTTCTATCCAAGATATTGATAATACTAATGTTGATGGCGATAAGAGGTCTAAGTTCTTCTTAGCTACACTGAAAATGATGGACCTAAAAACGGGCCTTGTTGTATGGCAAGATGATAAGCAGATTCGTAAATCTCAAACTAAATCGACTTTTGGTTGGTAA
- a CDS encoding DUF1365 domain-containing protein has product MVKDFVLSSKVFHKRHLPKQNSFRYRSYYVILDMLQLNQNKTKLFSINKPNLYSFYDKDHGLRDGSSSLKWATDLLNQYKLEYDDIKLMTMPRVLGYLFNPVSFWLCYKNNKLIAVIAEVNNTFKETHSYICHKNGQDITNKCWFKAEKIFHVSPFYPRQGFYKFNFALNFENSAKNQIIINYYDNDQLQLGTAISGNMKPLSSANLIKEFIRSPLLTFKVIYLIHWQALKIVFKKIKYIPKPIQQHDRISVAKFINL; this is encoded by the coding sequence GTGGTAAAAGACTTTGTCCTAAGCTCAAAAGTTTTTCATAAAAGACACCTCCCTAAACAAAACTCATTTAGGTATAGATCTTATTATGTAATCTTGGATATGTTACAACTAAATCAGAACAAAACTAAACTATTTAGCATAAATAAACCTAATCTATATTCTTTCTATGACAAAGATCATGGTCTGAGAGATGGCTCAAGCAGTCTAAAATGGGCAACTGACTTATTAAATCAGTACAAACTTGAATACGATGATATCAAACTAATGACTATGCCAAGAGTCCTAGGTTACTTATTTAATCCAGTTAGCTTTTGGCTCTGTTACAAAAATAACAAACTTATAGCTGTAATTGCTGAAGTTAATAATACTTTCAAAGAAACTCATAGTTACATCTGTCATAAAAATGGACAAGACATAACTAATAAATGTTGGTTTAAAGCAGAAAAAATTTTTCATGTATCTCCATTCTATCCAAGACAAGGCTTCTATAAGTTTAACTTCGCACTAAATTTTGAAAATAGTGCAAAAAATCAAATTATCATAAATTACTACGATAATGATCAACTCCAACTTGGCACTGCGATTAGTGGTAATATGAAACCTTTATCAAGTGCAAATTTGATAAAAGAATTCATTAGATCACCATTGCTAACTTTCAAAGTTATTTATCTAATCCATTGGCAAGCTTTAAAAATTGTGTTTAAAAAAATTAAATATATCCCTAAGCCTATACAACAACATGATCGAATAAGTGTTGCCAAGTTTATTAATTTATAG
- a CDS encoding ornithine cyclodeaminase, producing the protein MRILSVQDMAKIVQKHGFNNFITDLVEYTKQDFIRWSEFDKSPRYAAHVPGGVLELMPTADNKLFTYKCVNGHPANPFDGKQTVVATGQLNEIKYGYPLLISEMTVLTALRTAAATILATDYLARKDSKTMALIGTGAQSEFQTLAHKLIRPIQTVRYFDTDPQAMKKYANNMKDVDLDFIACDSAKEACEGADIIVVCTACKLHAIVIENDWIKEGVHISGLGGDCPGKTELDMDILFRGKVVVEYKEQSMIEGEIQNLSPQEVEQVLHAEVWEILTGDKKGRENDKEITIYDSVGFAIEDFSALRLTLDLAEKYNIGSQMDMVPPIKDPKNLFSVL; encoded by the coding sequence ATGAGAATTTTATCAGTCCAAGATATGGCAAAAATAGTACAAAAGCACGGATTTAATAATTTCATAACAGATCTTGTTGAGTATACAAAACAAGACTTTATTCGTTGGAGTGAATTTGATAAATCACCACGTTATGCAGCACATGTGCCTGGCGGTGTTTTAGAACTTATGCCTACTGCTGACAATAAATTATTTACATATAAATGTGTAAATGGACATCCAGCAAATCCATTTGATGGTAAGCAAACAGTTGTAGCTACTGGACAGTTAAATGAGATCAAATATGGTTACCCATTGCTTATATCTGAGATGACAGTGCTCACAGCTCTAAGAACAGCTGCTGCAACTATTTTAGCAACTGATTATCTAGCGCGTAAAGATAGTAAGACTATGGCATTAATAGGTACAGGTGCTCAAAGTGAATTTCAGACTTTAGCACATAAGTTAATTAGACCTATACAGACAGTTAGATATTTTGATACAGATCCACAAGCTATGAAAAAATATGCTAATAATATGAAAGATGTCGATCTTGACTTTATAGCTTGTGATAGTGCTAAAGAGGCTTGTGAAGGTGCTGATATTATCGTTGTATGTACTGCTTGTAAGCTTCATGCAATAGTTATTGAAAATGATTGGATTAAAGAAGGCGTTCATATCAGTGGCTTAGGAGGTGATTGCCCTGGTAAAACCGAGCTTGATATGGATATTCTTTTTAGAGGTAAGGTTGTAGTTGAGTATAAAGAGCAGTCAATGATTGAGGGCGAAATTCAAAATCTATCTCCACAAGAGGTAGAACAAGTACTTCATGCTGAAGTTTGGGAAATCTTAACAGGTGACAAGAAAGGGCGTGAAAATGATAAGGAAATCACAATTTATGATTCGGTAGGTTTTGCAATAGAAGATTTCTCGGCTTTGCGTTTAACTTTAGATTTAGCTGAAAAATATAATATTGGTAGTCAGATGGATATGGTTCCACCTATAAAAGACCCTAAAAACCTATTTTCAGTTCTTTAA
- a CDS encoding HAMP domain-containing sensor histidine kinase, with product MAMLFTVLLGLSIVSWIYIIFSAVGDRVIEHIIPLSIGIFCTVSVVIISYLISVFVVRKINHIASSAASIVNTRDFSQRIKSNTNWDDLSNLANILNILLANIEELLVDIKSVSNNIAHDLKTPLTRLKNKLENLKQTNPNKDSSDALAECNQLLDIFNSLLRLNRLEHGRENLIKKRLDIKNIIDDAIELYEPIFEQKNIRLKINILPRNLNIDKNLIFQSIINILDNCYKYSKDNTEISINTKIQNSKYIIEIADQGIGINNENTNKIFERFFREEKSRSQTGNGLGLSLVKKIIQLHDGDVIAQNNKPQGLKMIISLPLH from the coding sequence ATGGCAATGCTTTTTACAGTCTTATTAGGCTTAAGCATAGTCTCTTGGATTTACATAATCTTCTCTGCTGTTGGCGATAGAGTAATTGAGCATATTATCCCTTTAAGTATAGGAATCTTTTGCACCGTAAGTGTTGTGATCATAAGTTACTTGATCAGCGTCTTTGTTGTAAGGAAAATCAATCACATTGCCAGCTCTGCAGCCTCAATAGTAAATACTCGAGATTTTAGCCAAAGAATCAAATCAAATACTAACTGGGATGACCTTAGTAATCTAGCTAATATTCTTAATATTCTTTTAGCTAATATTGAGGAGCTTTTAGTAGATATAAAAAGTGTTTCAAACAATATTGCTCATGATTTAAAAACACCTCTAACACGCTTAAAAAATAAGTTAGAGAACCTCAAGCAAACAAACCCAAATAAAGATTCAAGTGACGCGCTAGCAGAATGCAATCAGTTACTCGATATCTTCAATAGCTTGCTAAGGCTTAATCGTCTTGAACATGGACGTGAGAATTTAATCAAAAAACGTTTAGATATAAAAAATATTATCGATGATGCTATTGAACTATATGAGCCAATCTTTGAGCAGAAAAATATTCGGTTAAAAATTAATATATTACCTAGAAATCTTAATATTGATAAAAATCTTATCTTTCAGAGTATCATAAATATTTTAGATAATTGCTACAAATACTCAAAAGATAATACTGAAATTTCAATTAATACAAAAATACAAAACTCCAAGTACATAATTGAAATAGCTGATCAAGGAATTGGCATAAATAATGAAAATACTAATAAAATCTTTGAAAGATTTTTTCGTGAAGAAAAAAGCCGTAGTCAAACAGGTAATGGCTTAGGACTCTCTCTAGTTAAAAAAATTATCCAACTACATGATGGTGATGTCATTGCTCAAAATAACAAACCCCAAGGTTTAAAAATGATAATATCACTACCGTTACATTAA
- a CDS encoding penicillin-binding protein activator LpoB, whose amino-acid sequence MQKRLITLVLSMTFITAIAVGAQNNLSGTSMLSGSTAMSSASSMLSSASSVSYKGVDERSKLKMFRVAILPFDTKGAKIDGDVNQEQLQTGLNNSIIAQITQSRKFRVSNRDVNDEKAYESEIKRILNSDTDNDKSMLNQKIGADFILTGDILNLNITKNKTSYYGEDFTTLNVSSTVAYRMVELATMEVKWSNVVTIEVPTNIANQYANADDANYMQLLSYLGKQLGKTISDQVIGAIYPLQVLKVDDGEIYFNQGGNRIIKGSVYEVRQDGGVTLDPATGQHIVLDSKVLAKVRITDVMPKYSIGIVIDGSLAKVQPGLRAYLTK is encoded by the coding sequence ATGCAAAAAAGGTTAATTACTTTAGTATTATCTATGACTTTTATCACAGCCATAGCTGTTGGAGCACAGAATAATTTATCTGGCACAAGCATGCTCTCAGGTAGTACAGCTATGAGTTCTGCAAGTTCGATGCTTAGTTCAGCTAGTAGTGTTAGTTACAAAGGTGTAGATGAGCGTAGCAAACTAAAAATGTTTAGAGTAGCAATATTACCTTTTGATACAAAAGGTGCCAAGATAGATGGTGATGTTAATCAAGAGCAACTCCAAACAGGCTTAAATAATAGTATAATTGCGCAAATCACGCAGTCACGTAAATTTAGAGTGTCAAATCGAGATGTTAATGATGAGAAGGCTTATGAAAGTGAAATTAAGCGTATACTTAATTCTGATACAGATAATGATAAGAGCATGCTTAATCAAAAAATAGGTGCTGATTTTATTCTTACTGGTGATATTCTCAACCTAAATATAACTAAAAATAAAACTTCATATTACGGTGAAGATTTTACAACACTAAATGTTTCTTCTACAGTGGCGTATCGCATGGTAGAGTTAGCAACAATGGAGGTTAAATGGTCAAATGTTGTTACTATTGAAGTACCAACAAATATTGCTAACCAGTATGCTAATGCTGATGATGCTAATTATATGCAACTATTGAGCTATTTAGGTAAACAATTAGGTAAAACAATATCAGATCAGGTTATTGGAGCTATATATCCTCTTCAAGTCTTGAAAGTTGATGATGGTGAGATTTATTTTAATCAAGGTGGTAATAGAATTATCAAAGGAAGTGTCTATGAGGTCCGTCAAGATGGTGGAGTTACATTAGATCCTGCTACAGGACAACATATCGTACTTGATAGTAAAGTTTTAGCAAAGGTTAGAATTACCGATGTTATGCCTAAATATTCTATTGGAATAGTGATTGATGGTAGTTTAGCTAAAGTTCAACCTGGGTTACGTGCTTATCTGACCAAATAA
- a CDS encoding class I SAM-dependent methyltransferase: MDLNQNCLDYVKNVLKDKQILTYHIDILKDIPENFFSKYDSISCNYLIHCLPDNGNKEKVFENIVKMLSQEGIAFGSTIINDYSSKLAAKVANKFNAKGIFDNKNDTYESIEKYLQNNFAQYSIEQIGSVCVYVMREPLK; encoded by the coding sequence ATGGATCTAAACCAAAATTGTTTAGATTATGTAAAAAACGTTCTTAAAGACAAACAAATATTGACTTATCACATTGATATTCTCAAAGATATACCTGAAAATTTTTTCTCAAAATATGATTCTATATCTTGTAACTATTTAATTCATTGTTTACCGGATAACGGTAACAAGGAAAAGGTATTTGAAAATATTGTAAAAATGCTAAGCCAAGAAGGTATTGCTTTTGGATCAACTATAATCAATGATTATAGCTCAAAACTTGCTGCTAAGGTTGCTAATAAATTTAATGCTAAGGGAATTTTTGATAATAAGAATGATACTTATGAGTCAATAGAAAAATATCTGCAAAACAATTTTGCTCAATATTCAATCGAGCAGATAGGTTCAGTCTGTGTGTATGTTATGAGAGAGCCTTTAAAATAA
- a CDS encoding COG3014 family protein, translating into MKAKSFLVLLLCGITSSCATFSDSHPSKVGNAKNAIETCQYKPIETKFIKTFDNDGVDAAIGFLETGRFEQLIGNTALSQKKYTKATDYVAKSEAEAKLRVRNILKDTQATLLSDKERYYYIADYEITFLYAYQALNYLKKHDLENAAVSIRNLSYAQYATFQAKDLATQTQGKNYQELNHVNSRQISSNISTSKQYRQLATIASRVRNSYENAFGYYLEAIIYQSYDTDLNNANLSMSNAFRVVPNNPYVSADYQQIKKAFDSGSNIYPQGQGKLVVIYESGWVEPLKKFDIPITIFFQQAGVQKISLPYYSSYNLAQNADIQIFKEKELIDHSKSALLVDTTAMAAKSLSDQYPAIVTREVLRLVTKTAISVAAIKSSGDYAAMAAIGISIYNMATTEADQRSWNLLPKNVDLFSKDLSAGNYTLKINNKTTTVTLQPQKITLVWLTKEGCYERILLNQVL; encoded by the coding sequence ATGAAAGCTAAAAGTTTTTTAGTGCTACTATTGTGTGGGATTACCTCAAGTTGTGCTACATTTAGTGACAGTCACCCTAGTAAAGTTGGTAATGCTAAAAATGCTATAGAAACTTGCCAATATAAGCCGATAGAAACTAAGTTTATAAAAACTTTTGATAATGATGGTGTGGATGCGGCGATTGGATTTTTAGAGACTGGTCGCTTTGAGCAACTAATAGGTAATACAGCGTTATCACAAAAAAAATATACCAAAGCAACTGATTATGTTGCTAAATCTGAAGCTGAAGCAAAATTAAGAGTTAGAAATATTCTTAAAGATACTCAAGCAACTCTATTAAGTGATAAAGAAAGATATTACTATATAGCTGATTATGAGATAACTTTTTTATATGCTTATCAAGCACTTAATTATCTAAAAAAGCATGATTTAGAAAATGCTGCTGTAAGTATCCGCAATTTATCTTATGCACAATATGCAACATTTCAAGCTAAGGATTTAGCTACTCAAACTCAAGGTAAAAATTATCAAGAGCTAAATCATGTCAACTCTAGGCAGATATCATCAAATATTTCAACTTCAAAACAGTACAGACAGTTAGCAACAATCGCTAGTAGAGTGAGAAACTCTTATGAGAATGCTTTTGGCTATTATTTAGAGGCAATAATATATCAATCATATGATACGGACTTAAATAATGCTAACCTATCGATGAGTAATGCATTTAGAGTGGTACCAAATAATCCATATGTCAGTGCAGACTATCAACAAATTAAAAAAGCCTTTGATAGTGGTAGCAATATCTATCCACAAGGGCAAGGGAAGCTTGTAGTTATTTATGAAAGTGGTTGGGTTGAGCCATTAAAAAAATTTGATATTCCTATAACGATATTTTTTCAACAAGCTGGTGTACAAAAAATTTCTTTGCCATACTACAGTTCCTACAATCTAGCCCAAAATGCTGATATTCAAATTTTTAAAGAAAAAGAGCTTATTGATCATAGTAAAAGTGCTTTATTAGTTGATACTACAGCAATGGCAGCTAAATCTTTATCTGACCAATATCCTGCAATTGTGACTAGAGAAGTTCTGCGTTTAGTTACCAAAACTGCAATTTCTGTAGCAGCAATTAAATCATCGGGTGACTATGCAGCAATGGCAGCTATTGGTATATCTATTTACAATATGGCAACGACTGAAGCAGATCAAAGAAGTTGGAATCTTTTACCTAAGAATGTAGATTTATTTTCTAAGGATTTATCTGCAGGTAATTATACTCTAAAAATAAATAATAAAACTACAACGGTCACGTTACAACCACAAAAAATAACCCTTGTGTGGCTAACTAAAGAAGGTTGTTATGAGCGGATTTTATTAAATCAAGTTCTGTGA